The following are encoded together in the Bradyrhizobium sp. CCGUVB1N3 genome:
- a CDS encoding polyphosphate kinase 2 family protein, whose translation MNKKPSKTLAAGLAGFINPFRYDGSGTFHLKDHKTNEKGDLDKDEGQKILEANKQHLADFQEKLYAQDRWSVLIIFQGMDASGKDSAIKALFEGINPQGCEVRAFKQPTSHELDHDFLWRHVVALPSRGHIGIFNRSHYEECLVTRVHPEILAKEKLPTGLVTRNIWRERFEDISAFERYLARNGTVVLKFFLNLSREEQRQRFLDRLEDRSKQWKFSMDDIKERALWPRYQAVYQDIVRHTATTHAPWYVVPADHKWFARVVIGSVIVAALERLDLQFPRADRASLREFKAVQQALEGEARGGRKGAR comes from the coding sequence ATGAACAAGAAACCTTCCAAAACACTCGCCGCAGGGCTCGCCGGGTTCATCAACCCATTCCGCTACGATGGTTCGGGCACGTTTCACCTGAAGGACCACAAGACGAACGAGAAGGGCGATCTCGACAAGGACGAGGGACAGAAGATCCTCGAAGCCAACAAGCAGCACCTCGCGGACTTCCAGGAGAAACTCTACGCGCAGGACCGCTGGTCGGTCCTGATCATTTTCCAGGGGATGGATGCGTCCGGCAAGGACAGCGCGATCAAGGCGCTGTTCGAAGGTATCAACCCGCAGGGTTGCGAGGTCCGCGCGTTCAAGCAGCCGACCAGCCATGAGCTCGACCATGACTTCCTCTGGCGCCACGTGGTCGCACTGCCGTCGCGCGGCCATATCGGCATTTTCAACCGGTCCCATTACGAGGAATGCCTGGTGACGCGCGTGCATCCGGAGATCCTCGCCAAGGAGAAGCTGCCGACCGGGCTCGTCACCAGGAACATCTGGCGCGAGCGGTTCGAGGACATTTCCGCCTTCGAGCGCTACCTCGCGCGCAACGGCACCGTGGTGCTGAAATTCTTCCTCAACCTGTCCAGGGAGGAGCAGCGCCAGCGTTTCCTCGACCGGCTGGAGGACCGCTCCAAGCAGTGGAAATTCTCGATGGACGACATCAAGGAGCGTGCGCTGTGGCCGCGCTACCAGGCGGTGTATCAGGACATCGTCCGGCACACCGCGACCACCCATGCACCCTGGTACGTCGTGCCCGCCGACCACAAATGGTTCGCGCGTGTCGTCATCGGCTCCGTCATCGTCGCCGCGCTCGAGCGGCTTGATCTGCAATTTCCTCGCGCCGACAGGGCCTCGCTGCGTGAGTTCAAGGCGGTGCAGCAGGCTCTCGAGGGCGAAGCGAGGGGAGGAAGGAAGGGCGCAAGGTGA
- a CDS encoding patatin-like phospholipase family protein: MTGNGSKNVKNVNFAIQGGGAHGAFVWGVLDLVLEDGRLAIEAISATSAGAMNAVAMASGMAAGGADAARENLHQFWYEVSRMDMVYDLFSPLNQLIQALKLPPEYHPVHSFVHTLTHTVPPNVLNPFHFNPLRALLQRVVDFDRLNSSAEAPQLFLNATNVRTGKIKVFQTPLLSVDAVLASACLPPYFQAVEIDGEHYWDGGYLGNPAIFPLIYRKGSHDVIIVQVTAIRRDELPASAADVLHRINEISFNSSLMREMRAIAFATKLIDNGELDKDTHSRMYMHWIGNDQLMSQLGTATQFHPEWSLLCRLRDEGREAARSWLDRHFGQIGNASTVDLTEMFL, from the coding sequence GTGACGGGCAACGGCAGCAAGAACGTCAAGAACGTCAACTTCGCGATCCAGGGCGGCGGGGCGCATGGCGCATTTGTGTGGGGCGTGCTCGATCTCGTGCTGGAGGACGGCCGCCTCGCGATCGAGGCGATCAGCGCGACCAGCGCCGGCGCGATGAATGCGGTGGCGATGGCCTCTGGCATGGCGGCCGGCGGCGCCGATGCTGCGCGGGAGAATCTGCACCAGTTCTGGTACGAGGTATCGCGCATGGACATGGTGTACGACCTGTTCTCGCCGCTCAATCAGTTGATTCAGGCGCTCAAGCTGCCGCCGGAGTATCATCCGGTGCACTCCTTCGTCCACACCCTGACCCATACGGTGCCGCCGAACGTCCTCAACCCCTTCCACTTCAATCCGCTGCGCGCGCTGTTGCAGCGGGTCGTCGATTTCGACCGGCTGAATTCCTCGGCGGAGGCGCCGCAGCTCTTCCTCAACGCCACCAATGTGCGGACCGGCAAGATCAAGGTATTCCAGACGCCGCTCTTGAGCGTGGACGCCGTGCTCGCCTCGGCCTGCCTGCCGCCCTATTTCCAGGCTGTCGAGATCGACGGCGAGCATTATTGGGACGGCGGCTATCTTGGCAATCCCGCGATCTTTCCGCTGATCTATCGCAAGGGCAGCCACGACGTCATCATCGTGCAGGTGACCGCGATCCGGCGCGACGAGTTGCCGGCGAGCGCGGCCGACGTGCTCCACCGCATCAACGAGATCAGCTTCAATTCGTCATTGATGCGCGAGATGCGCGCGATCGCTTTCGCGACGAAGCTGATCGACAATGGCGAGCTCGACAAGGACACGCACAGCCGCATGTACATGCACTGGATCGGCAATGACCAGCTGATGTCGCAGCTCGGAACCGCGACGCAATTCCACCCGGAATGGAGTCTGCTGTGCCGGTTGCGCGACGAAGGCCGCGAGGCGGCGCGAAGCTGGCTCGACAGGCACTTTGGCCAGATCGGCAACGCCTCGACGGTCGATCTGACCGAGATGTTTCTCTGA
- a CDS encoding MBL fold metallo-hydrolase, with the protein MKIVHRLAVITTILTACGSAWAQNPPQVSTKKVEGTENVYIFRYGGHQSMFVVTSQGVIATDPISYERPAKPYIDAIKAVTDKPIKYVIYSHHHYDHAAGGRAFKDLGAIFIAHRRLKERWLDLKKQNALLADVVMPDQVVDDKKTIRLGGTTLELVYVGRNHSDNSLVMRLPKEKLVFVVDFAPIESIQFRNIPDNASPLEYIASLKKLASLNWDRLIPGHPNAGGRLGTKKDVEDDIAYMEDLSAEVKKAADAGKCFDTAMKEVKLPKYEKWANYENGLAANVERFCYWWGRGY; encoded by the coding sequence ATGAAAATAGTCCATCGTCTGGCCGTCATCACCACGATCCTCACCGCATGTGGCTCCGCATGGGCGCAAAATCCCCCGCAGGTCTCGACCAAGAAGGTCGAGGGCACCGAGAACGTCTACATCTTCCGCTACGGCGGTCACCAGTCGATGTTCGTCGTGACCTCGCAGGGCGTGATCGCCACCGATCCGATCTCGTATGAGCGTCCCGCAAAACCCTATATCGACGCCATCAAGGCCGTCACCGACAAGCCGATCAAATACGTCATCTACAGCCACCATCACTACGACCACGCCGCCGGCGGCCGGGCGTTCAAGGACCTCGGCGCCATCTTCATCGCGCACCGGCGGTTGAAGGAGCGCTGGCTCGACTTGAAGAAACAGAACGCGCTGCTGGCAGATGTCGTGATGCCTGACCAGGTCGTCGACGACAAGAAGACCATCAGGCTCGGCGGCACCACGCTGGAGCTGGTCTATGTCGGCCGCAACCATTCGGACAATTCATTGGTGATGCGGCTGCCGAAGGAGAAGCTGGTCTTCGTCGTCGATTTCGCGCCGATCGAGAGCATCCAGTTCCGCAACATCCCGGACAACGCCTCGCCGCTGGAATATATCGCCTCGCTGAAGAAGCTCGCCTCGCTGAACTGGGACAGGTTGATTCCCGGTCACCCCAATGCCGGCGGACGCCTCGGCACCAAGAAGGACGTAGAGGACGACATCGCCTACATGGAAGATCTCTCCGCCGAGGTGAAGAAGGCGGCCGACGCCGGCAAATGCTTCGACACCGCGATGAAGGAGGTCAAGCTGCCGAAATACGAGAAGTGGGCAAACTACGAGAACGGCCTTGCCGCCAACGTCGAGCGCTTCTGCTACTGGTGGGGCCGCGGCTATTGA
- a CDS encoding mechanosensitive ion channel domain-containing protein, producing the protein MSQRLSSALLAACIFLAISALSGARAEPAPPATGSAAMLSPEQARRALDTLQDDQKRARMIDTLRAIASVSDQPQATTPAPEQKSSASLSADGLGAQLLLTVSEEIGEISRQVADMARTLTHFPAFYYWIVRTANDPAAYNLLIEIAWKLALVFGCAFCAEWLIFRLIRRPVAFLEARVPQAPHLPTQALPIVDPSSVAAEPELHRRRASLARAWQLLLRLPFVLGRLAIELVPVFAFVGTATTLLGTEIGEPATVRLVILAVINAYAFSRGLICLVRVLAGPFGLFPVRAETAAYIEIWARRIVGVGVSGIAFANVALLLGLHRVGYAALLRMVMLIVHLFIVVIILQCRRQVAEAIRAPAGRQGLAARIRSRVASIWHYLAIALDLALWAVWALNIRDGYSLLLQYFVGTIAVALITRVAIMVTLSLIDRGFRINPEILQRFPGLEIRANRYLPLLRKIVSGIIAFIGFVAVLEVWGVDAVVWFYGGQIGSRLISAVVTIGIAAVIAAAIWEASNALMDRQVNVLSRDGHYARAARLRTFQPMLRTALLCLIATVVGLTALSEIGVNVAPLLAGAGIVGIAIGLGSQKLVQDLITGLFLLLENTVQVGDTVSVSGLTGVVENVSIRTIRLRTGDGSVHIVPFSAVTTITNSSRGAGNASVSVNVAYKEDTDRAGQILKDIVDEMRREPEFRAAIRGDLELWGIDKVDGSMVSIVGQIRCTDSGRWPVQREFNRRMKLRFQENGIEIASSAQTILTQIAAPADTASNLTLRRATG; encoded by the coding sequence GTGTCGCAAAGGCTGTCTTCGGCGCTTCTCGCTGCCTGCATCTTCCTCGCGATCTCAGCTCTATCCGGTGCACGCGCCGAACCGGCGCCGCCCGCGACCGGCAGTGCTGCAATGCTCTCCCCGGAGCAGGCCCGGCGCGCGCTGGACACGCTGCAGGACGATCAGAAGCGTGCCCGGATGATCGACACGCTGCGCGCGATCGCTAGTGTGTCGGATCAGCCGCAGGCCACAACGCCCGCGCCCGAGCAGAAGTCCTCCGCTTCGCTGTCAGCCGACGGCCTCGGCGCGCAGCTCCTGCTGACTGTCTCGGAAGAGATCGGCGAGATCTCGCGTCAGGTCGCCGACATGGCGCGGACACTTACGCATTTTCCGGCGTTCTACTACTGGATCGTGCGGACGGCGAATGACCCCGCCGCCTACAATCTGCTGATCGAGATCGCGTGGAAGCTGGCGCTGGTGTTCGGCTGTGCCTTCTGCGCCGAATGGCTGATTTTTCGCCTGATCAGGCGTCCGGTCGCATTCCTGGAAGCGCGCGTGCCGCAGGCTCCGCACCTGCCCACGCAGGCGCTCCCCATCGTCGATCCGTCGTCCGTAGCCGCCGAGCCTGAGCTGCATCGCCGCCGCGCCAGTCTGGCCCGGGCCTGGCAGCTCCTGCTCCGTCTGCCCTTCGTGCTCGGCCGGCTCGCGATCGAATTGGTCCCGGTGTTCGCCTTTGTCGGCACCGCCACGACGTTGCTCGGTACCGAGATTGGTGAGCCGGCAACCGTTCGCCTCGTCATCCTCGCCGTCATCAATGCTTATGCCTTCTCGCGAGGACTCATCTGTCTTGTCCGGGTGCTGGCGGGGCCCTTCGGCCTCTTTCCGGTTCGCGCCGAGACCGCGGCCTATATCGAGATCTGGGCGCGGCGCATCGTCGGCGTCGGCGTGTCCGGCATCGCCTTTGCCAACGTGGCGCTGCTGCTCGGCTTGCATCGGGTCGGCTATGCGGCCTTGCTGCGCATGGTCATGCTGATCGTGCATCTCTTCATCGTGGTCATCATCCTGCAATGCCGCCGCCAGGTCGCCGAGGCCATTCGGGCGCCTGCCGGCCGGCAGGGTCTTGCGGCAAGGATACGCAGTCGCGTTGCCAGCATTTGGCATTATCTTGCTATTGCACTCGATCTGGCCCTGTGGGCCGTCTGGGCGCTCAACATCCGTGACGGCTATTCGCTGCTGCTCCAATATTTCGTCGGTACCATCGCGGTTGCGCTGATCACGCGCGTCGCCATCATGGTGACGCTGAGCCTGATCGATCGTGGCTTCCGCATCAATCCGGAGATCCTCCAGCGCTTTCCCGGCCTCGAGATCCGCGCCAACCGCTATCTGCCCCTGCTGCGCAAGATCGTCTCGGGCATCATCGCCTTTATCGGATTCGTGGCCGTGCTGGAGGTCTGGGGCGTGGATGCCGTCGTCTGGTTCTATGGCGGACAGATCGGCAGCCGGCTCATCTCCGCGGTGGTGACGATCGGCATCGCCGCGGTGATCGCGGCGGCGATCTGGGAGGCCAGCAACGCGCTGATGGACCGGCAGGTCAATGTCCTGTCGCGCGACGGCCACTACGCCCGCGCGGCGCGTCTGCGCACGTTCCAGCCGATGCTGCGGACGGCGTTGCTCTGCCTGATTGCGACGGTCGTCGGTCTCACCGCGCTCAGCGAGATCGGCGTCAATGTCGCGCCGCTCCTGGCGGGGGCCGGCATCGTCGGCATCGCCATCGGCTTGGGCTCGCAAAAGCTGGTGCAGGATCTCATCACCGGCCTGTTCCTCCTCCTCGAGAATACGGTCCAAGTCGGCGACACCGTCAGCGTCTCCGGGCTGACGGGCGTGGTCGAAAACGTCTCGATCCGCACCATTCGCCTGCGCACCGGCGACGGATCCGTGCACATCGTGCCGTTCAGCGCGGTGACCACCATCACCAATTCAAGCCGTGGCGCGGGCAATGCATCCGTCAGCGTCAATGTCGCCTACAAGGAGGATACCGATCGCGCCGGACAAATCCTCAAGGATATCGTCGATGAAATGCGCCGGGAGCCGGAATTTCGCGCCGCGATCCGCGGCGATCTCGAGCTTTGGGGCATCGACAAGGTGGATGGTTCGATGGTGTCGATCGTCGGCCAGATCCGCTGTACCGACAGCGGCCGTTGGCCGGTTCAACGCGAGTTCAATCGCCGCATGAAGCTGCGCTTCCAGGAAAATGGAATTGAGATTGCTTCCTCCGCCCAAACCATCCTGACGCAGATCGCCGCGCCGGCCGACACGGCCTCGAACCTGACCTTACGACGGGCGACCGGCTGA
- a CDS encoding tripartite tricarboxylate transporter substrate-binding protein has protein sequence MGGLSAGLRGCVTAICALIGLVASAAPGTTQPFPSRPITLVVPFAAGGPTDTLARILAERMAADLHATIVVENVVGASGSIAGARVARAAPDGTTITIGHWGTHVLNGAVYKLSYDVLADFEPIALVASGPQLIVGRKTLEAGNLKELIAWLKDNPNKASAGTAGAGSGAHVAGVFFKTRTGTEFQFVPYRGAGPAMIDLVAGQIDLMFDQASNSLPQIKNGTIKAFAVTSPTRLASAPDIPTVDEAGLPGLYISYWHGLWAPKNTPRDVVERLNAAIVAALADPTVRQRFAELGQEIPPREQQAPAALTAFQKAETDKWWRIVKIADIKAE, from the coding sequence ATGGGTGGATTGTCGGCCGGATTGCGCGGGTGCGTCACTGCGATTTGCGCATTGATCGGACTTGTCGCGTCTGCCGCACCAGGGACGACCCAGCCGTTCCCGTCGCGGCCCATCACACTGGTGGTGCCGTTTGCGGCGGGCGGGCCGACCGACACGCTGGCGCGGATTCTCGCCGAGCGGATGGCGGCCGATCTTCACGCAACGATCGTGGTGGAGAATGTGGTCGGCGCGTCCGGCAGCATCGCAGGCGCGCGCGTGGCGCGGGCAGCCCCTGACGGCACCACGATCACCATCGGTCATTGGGGCACGCATGTGCTGAACGGAGCGGTCTACAAGCTCAGCTACGACGTGCTTGCCGATTTCGAACCGATCGCGCTGGTTGCGAGCGGGCCGCAGCTCATCGTCGGCAGGAAGACTCTCGAGGCCGGCAATCTCAAGGAGCTGATCGCCTGGCTGAAGGACAATCCGAACAAGGCGTCAGCCGGGACGGCCGGCGCCGGTTCCGGCGCGCATGTCGCCGGCGTGTTCTTCAAGACGAGGACCGGCACGGAATTCCAGTTCGTGCCCTATCGGGGCGCCGGGCCGGCCATGATCGACCTCGTGGCCGGGCAGATCGACCTGATGTTCGATCAGGCGTCGAATTCGTTGCCGCAGATCAAGAACGGCACGATCAAGGCGTTTGCGGTGACCTCGCCGACGCGACTTGCCTCCGCGCCCGACATTCCGACGGTCGACGAAGCGGGCCTCCCCGGCCTCTACATTTCCTACTGGCACGGATTATGGGCGCCGAAGAACACGCCCAGGGACGTCGTCGAGCGGCTCAACGCGGCCATCGTTGCCGCGCTCGCCGATCCCACCGTCCGTCAGCGCTTCGCGGAGCTCGGTCAGGAGATCCCGCCGCGCGAGCAGCAGGCTCCGGCCGCACTCACAGCGTTCCAGAAAGCCGAGACCGACAAGTGGTGGCGCATCGTGAAGATCGCCGACATCAAGGCGGAATAG
- a CDS encoding NAD-dependent malic enzyme: protein MNRPDRVSAHSTPSSSPRGMTLLRDPLLNKGTAFTEQERAALGLRGLLPPCVLTMEDQAERVLINLRNLPSDLEKYVALNALHDRNEALFFRVVCDNIDEIQPLIYTPTVGLACQKYGLIFQRPRGMFISSRDRGQIAELLKNWPYPAKLIVVTDGERILGLGDLGANGMGIPVGKLSLYSACAGVHPEQCLPIVLDVGTNNEELLRDPYYLGLRERRLTGEAYDSFVDEFMQAARKTFPGVLIQFEDFANHSAFKLLHKYRDEVCVFNDDIQGTAAVALAGLFSALRVSGGKLRDQRILFLGAGEAATGIADLVVSAMMAEGASEAEALGRNWLVDSRGLVVKGRAGLSGHKLRYAHDHGQIADFPAAIETLKPTAIIGVAAVGGAFTPDVLKAMAKLNARPIVFALSNPTSKAECSAEDAYRYTEGRALFACGSPYDPVTLNGRTFVPRQGNNSYIFPGVGLGVIASRSRLVTDEMFMAAAHSLADCVGRDDLDQGSLYPALPRIREVSAKIAAAVAQVAYQRGLAEGPAPNDVMGLVRSLMYEPHY from the coding sequence GTGAATAGACCTGACCGGGTCAGCGCCCACTCAACGCCTTCCAGCTCGCCGCGTGGCATGACGCTGCTCCGCGATCCCTTGCTCAACAAGGGCACCGCTTTCACCGAACAGGAGCGTGCCGCGCTCGGCCTGCGAGGCCTGTTGCCGCCTTGCGTGCTGACGATGGAGGACCAGGCGGAGCGCGTCTTGATCAATCTGCGCAATCTGCCGAGCGATCTCGAGAAGTATGTTGCGCTCAACGCGTTGCATGATCGCAACGAGGCGCTGTTCTTTCGCGTCGTCTGCGACAATATCGATGAGATCCAGCCGCTGATCTACACCCCGACGGTCGGGCTCGCCTGCCAGAAATACGGCCTGATCTTCCAGCGTCCACGCGGCATGTTCATCTCCTCGCGCGACCGCGGCCAGATTGCCGAGCTCCTGAAGAACTGGCCTTATCCGGCGAAGCTGATCGTGGTGACCGATGGCGAACGGATTCTCGGTCTCGGCGACCTCGGTGCCAACGGCATGGGCATCCCGGTCGGCAAGCTCTCGCTCTATTCGGCCTGCGCCGGCGTGCATCCGGAGCAGTGTCTGCCGATCGTGCTCGACGTCGGCACCAACAATGAGGAGCTGCTGCGCGATCCCTATTATCTCGGTTTGCGCGAACGACGCCTGACGGGCGAAGCCTATGACAGTTTCGTCGACGAGTTCATGCAGGCCGCGCGCAAGACGTTTCCGGGCGTGCTGATCCAGTTCGAGGATTTTGCCAACCACTCCGCGTTCAAGCTTCTGCACAAATACCGGGACGAGGTCTGCGTCTTCAACGACGACATCCAGGGCACGGCGGCGGTGGCGCTTGCCGGCCTGTTCTCGGCTCTGCGCGTCAGCGGCGGCAAGCTCAGGGATCAACGCATCCTGTTCCTGGGCGCGGGCGAGGCGGCGACCGGCATCGCCGATCTCGTGGTCTCGGCGATGATGGCGGAGGGCGCCTCCGAAGCCGAAGCGCTGGGGCGCAACTGGCTGGTGGATTCCCGCGGCCTCGTCGTCAAGGGGCGGGCCGGCCTGTCCGGTCACAAGCTGCGCTACGCCCACGACCATGGGCAGATCGCCGACTTCCCCGCGGCGATCGAAACGCTGAAGCCGACCGCGATCATCGGCGTGGCGGCGGTCGGTGGGGCGTTCACGCCGGACGTCCTCAAGGCGATGGCGAAACTCAACGCGCGTCCGATCGTGTTCGCGCTCTCCAACCCGACCTCGAAGGCGGAGTGCTCGGCCGAGGATGCCTATCGCTACACCGAGGGCCGCGCGCTGTTCGCCTGCGGCAGTCCCTATGACCCGGTGACGCTCAACGGCAGAACCTTCGTCCCGCGCCAGGGCAACAACTCCTACATCTTCCCGGGCGTCGGCCTCGGCGTGATCGCCAGCCGGTCGCGCCTCGTGACCGACGAGATGTTCATGGCCGCCGCGCATTCGCTCGCCGATTGTGTCGGCAGGGACGATCTCGACCAGGGCAGCCTTTATCCGGCGCTGCCGCGCATCCGCGAGGTCTCGGCCAAGATCGCCGCCGCGGTCGCCCAGGTTGCCTATCAGCGCGGCCTTGCGGAAGGGCCGGCGCCAAATGACGTGATGGGCCTCGTCCGGTCGCTGATGTACGAGCCGCACTACTGA
- a CDS encoding BlaI/MecI/CopY family transcriptional regulator, with product MDDRLPELGDLEREVMQLVWAHGPVTAEVVRERLPRRLKESTVRTVLRRLEEKGYARHTVDGRTYVYQAVEPRARVAAKAVQRIVDWFCNGSIEEVLVGMVDNAMLDQQQLRTLADQVAKAKKVRGVKKE from the coding sequence ATGGACGATCGTTTGCCCGAACTGGGCGACCTCGAGCGCGAGGTCATGCAATTGGTTTGGGCTCACGGGCCGGTGACGGCCGAGGTCGTGCGTGAACGGCTGCCGCGTCGTCTCAAGGAATCGACAGTCCGCACCGTCCTGCGCCGGCTGGAAGAGAAAGGCTACGCGCGGCACACTGTGGACGGACGCACCTATGTCTACCAGGCGGTCGAGCCCCGCGCGCGCGTCGCGGCGAAGGCGGTCCAGCGCATCGTCGACTGGTTCTGCAACGGCTCGATCGAGGAGGTGCTGGTCGGCATGGTCGATAATGCGATGCTCGATCAGCAACAGTTGCGCACGCTGGCTGACCAGGTGGCCAAGGCGAAAAAGGTAAGGGGAGTGAAGAAGGAATGA
- a CDS encoding M56 family metallopeptidase, translating to MIATLAEAALRSFVLGGVVWFGLYLFRVRNPHVHMTAWVVVLLASLAMPFVMHWPTLTITRLPLPVAAPDDVWPAEAQLAESLPPLLSAEHGAALAPLAKSAVPINWWAIATVTYAGVAGFLLLRLLVGLWLTFRLARAAKPMGGPRVVNAEVRVSRDVGGPVTFGSTILVPPQFLDWDARKRLAVLAHEGAHVANRDFYVLLLASLNRAVFWFSPFSWWQLAHLAELAEIISDVQAIEAIDDRLSYAEILLDVATSVKPRPMELAMARASTVRARVERIIAAAAMPAAVGWRKRVWIAAMIVPAVIVSTGMIAYRTPEASPTVEDVGEAGSAQRYRAFVNFYALGPTSVFAIFRDGDELFGQWTGQRKLRLTERDGLASYVASFGNITFPVDAERRSSELMMRVNGRDVRATRVAEMPAPAADTATLDQYVGWYKVASNRVLTVKRDGNRLLVHETGRPAFALMAEGADAFSIRGDDLVVFLRDDQAQVARVLLHSAASGPRLAGRIDEAVAGSIEADFLRRIAEVPERFREQVPAPGSKDMILRGIEDLRRGTPNYDSMSASLAAKIHRQVGELHATFLALGAVESIFFRGVGPGGYDIYGAKFENGTAEFRLLIDPDGKAGDVIFRPDGNDEFGGIVACSEQAAVRGQAGTSPIRIMFYNDTGDDIQVFNLDADGNRRVQTTIGSSMTSSFLTTVNSPWVIADRSGQCREILLPGRQTRFYNVDAPHPGARLGRVARRNMPIANGEEMLRQYIESVGKGRPDYDHMTTEVAEQTRQQLPFDQAILTRLGALRAMSFRGVTALDSDIYIAQFANGSAEWRIGVKNGTITKIALGPNF from the coding sequence ATGATCGCAACTCTGGCAGAGGCGGCGCTGCGCTCCTTTGTACTGGGAGGCGTCGTCTGGTTTGGTCTTTATCTCTTTCGCGTGCGCAATCCGCACGTGCACATGACGGCGTGGGTCGTCGTGCTGCTGGCCTCGCTCGCGATGCCGTTCGTGATGCACTGGCCAACGCTCACCATCACCCGCCTGCCATTGCCGGTGGCAGCGCCGGACGACGTCTGGCCGGCTGAAGCGCAGCTGGCCGAGTCCTTGCCGCCCTTGTTGTCCGCCGAGCACGGCGCAGCCCTGGCGCCGCTGGCGAAAAGCGCGGTGCCGATCAACTGGTGGGCCATCGCCACGGTGACCTATGCCGGCGTCGCCGGCTTCCTGCTGCTGCGGCTCCTCGTTGGCCTTTGGCTGACCTTTCGTCTCGCGCGGGCTGCGAAGCCGATGGGCGGCCCCCGGGTGGTCAATGCCGAGGTGCGCGTCAGCCGCGACGTCGGCGGTCCCGTCACCTTCGGGTCGACCATTCTCGTGCCGCCGCAGTTTCTTGACTGGGACGCGCGGAAGCGGCTCGCCGTGCTCGCCCATGAGGGCGCGCATGTCGCCAATCGTGACTTCTACGTTCTGCTGCTCGCCTCGCTCAACCGCGCCGTGTTCTGGTTCAGCCCCTTCTCGTGGTGGCAGCTCGCGCATCTCGCCGAGCTTGCCGAGATCATCAGCGACGTCCAGGCGATCGAGGCGATCGACGACAGGCTGTCCTACGCGGAAATCCTGCTCGACGTCGCAACCTCTGTGAAGCCGCGTCCGATGGAGCTCGCGATGGCGCGGGCATCGACTGTGCGCGCCCGCGTCGAGCGCATCATTGCAGCAGCGGCCATGCCCGCTGCGGTCGGCTGGCGCAAGCGTGTCTGGATCGCGGCCATGATCGTGCCCGCCGTGATCGTCTCGACCGGCATGATCGCCTATCGCACGCCGGAGGCGAGCCCGACCGTGGAGGATGTCGGGGAGGCCGGCAGCGCCCAGCGCTACCGCGCGTTCGTCAATTTCTACGCGCTTGGCCCGACGTCGGTATTCGCCATCTTCCGCGACGGCGACGAGTTGTTTGGGCAGTGGACCGGGCAGCGCAAGCTGCGACTGACGGAGCGGGATGGTCTCGCATCCTATGTCGCCTCGTTCGGCAACATCACGTTCCCGGTCGATGCGGAGCGCCGGTCCTCGGAGCTGATGATGCGGGTGAACGGTCGCGACGTCCGCGCCACCCGCGTCGCCGAGATGCCGGCTCCGGCCGCCGATACAGCCACGCTCGACCAGTATGTCGGCTGGTACAAGGTCGCATCCAATCGGGTGCTGACCGTCAAGCGCGATGGTAACCGGCTGTTGGTGCACGAAACCGGCCGGCCCGCCTTTGCCCTGATGGCCGAAGGCGCCGACGCGTTCTCGATCAGGGGCGACGATCTCGTGGTCTTCCTGCGCGACGATCAGGCCCAGGTGGCGCGGGTCCTCCTGCACAGCGCCGCGTCAGGCCCGCGCCTGGCGGGGCGCATCGATGAGGCCGTCGCAGGCAGCATCGAGGCCGACTTCCTGCGGCGGATCGCGGAAGTTCCGGAGCGGTTCAGGGAACAGGTCCCGGCGCCGGGCAGCAAGGACATGATCCTTCGCGGGATCGAAGATTTGCGCCGCGGCACGCCGAACTACGACTCCATGAGCGCGTCGCTGGCCGCAAAGATCCATCGGCAGGTCGGTGAATTGCACGCGACGTTCCTGGCGCTCGGCGCGGTGGAATCGATCTTCTTCCGCGGCGTCGGCCCCGGCGGCTATGACATCTATGGCGCGAAGTTCGAGAACGGCACGGCCGAGTTTCGCCTGCTGATCGACCCGGACGGCAAGGCCGGTGACGTCATCTTCCGTCCCGATGGCAACGACGAGTTCGGCGGCATCGTCGCCTGTTCGGAACAAGCCGCCGTTCGCGGCCAGGCCGGCACCTCGCCGATCAGGATCATGTTCTACAACGACACCGGCGACGACATTCAGGTCTTCAACCTGGATGCGGATGGCAATCGGCGCGTGCAGACGACCATCGGAAGCAGCATGACGTCGTCCTTCCTCACCACGGTCAATAGTCCGTGGGTGATTGCCGACCGTTCCGGACAATGTCGCGAAATCCTGCTGCCGGGACGCCAGACGCGTTTCTACAACGTCGACGCGCCGCATCCCGGGGCACGGCTCGGGCGCGTGGCGCGGCGGAACATGCCGATCGCCAACGGCGAGGAGATGCTGCGGCAGTACATCGAGAGCGTCGGCAAGGGCCGTCCGGACTATGACCACATGACCACGGAGGTCGCCGAGCAGACGCGTCAGCAGCTTCCGTTCGACCAGGCGATCCTGACGCGGCTCGGTGCGCTGCGCGCGATGTCGTTCCGCGGCGTCACCGCGCTCGACAGCGACATCTACATCGCGCAGTTCGCCAACGGCTCGGCGGAATGGCGGATCGGGGTCAAGAACGGCACCATCACGAAAATCGCGCTGGGGCCGAACTTCTAG